CGGAATCAAAAGTGTGTTttctattatataaattttaaaactcttaTGGGTATACATCAGATTTTCAAAGTTGAGGCTCATAAGTAAGAAAGTAAAGaatttatatctcaataacaaTAGAGTTTAatagaattaaaaaattaatcttaactaaactttttgaataacaaaagattttgaatggattttaaaaatctttaaaccaataacaatataATTTAGTAAGagtttaaaattgattttcaaaattttataattcacCGACTCTATCTACCGATAACCCCCTTGgtatatagaaatatatttggTTTCTGAAACTGATCAACAATTAGTGGATTCGCCATTGAATATTAATCAGAGTGTTGCAGTGATTTGACTATTATCATGTGATAGACATCCTTCTTCATCGCCACCATCTATTATTTATTACCTGTTTTCAATTAAGTAAGTTGGAGCTCAACTAATCCCATAAGTGGATGGGATAGATCACTGGAGGAAGACAGAAAGTCATCTTCAACTGGGCCAACCCCCAACTCCAGCTGGCCCAACAATAACACATAAAGAACCATCTTACATGGGTTCGAAGTGAGGCTCCACTCATTGACTCTTAaacctttccttttttttagttAGTGTAGGATCTTCAACTTTAGTTCTGTTTTTAGTTGCTCCTGTTTCGGTTGATGTTTTCAACTTTTCATCTTGGACAATAATTCTATTGAATTCAGACGTTAAAAAAAGCAGGAAATCTGGTATTATTCCTATATTTACAaagttatttttcttctttatattCAGGATGAGATCATTTCCATGTTTAGACCATTGATTCAGTCGCTTTTTGAACTGAAAATGTGAACATTATCTAAAACTAGGGCCGGCCCGTAGGGCgggatttttttgttttttgttattttggtttgtatAATTGTTATTCGATCTTGTTGTTGTGCGTGTGTGAAGATGGTGAGTAAGAGGGATATCTCTATGAAAacgatttatattttaaagtatgtTGGAGATcgatggtttgattggaagaggGATTGTTGTAGGATGACTTATTTACTTTATTCATGGTGGTTGtaatgttagtttttttttaaaaaaaaatattttttactcataattGGAGGAATTACTTGTTGTTTGTTTATATGATTTTGGCCTTGAAGGATTcgtttgtgtttttttcttctaaaaaatcttttttgtagATCTTTCATAGTTAATTGGTTATCTTGTTCAAGTGAATTTAGTTGTTTTACAtgtattcaaaatttgttttatattgatTATGATATTAGGTAGACTGATGGTGATTGGGTGTAGCACACAAACCATGGATTATTGTTGATTGAGTTGCAAAACATGTATTATATCTTGAATGTTTTCAAGATTcgtagtaattttatttttatgttgtttatttttccaaaaatgGTAGTTTACATAATGTGtaaatgaatttattttaaaactaaaaatactgTTATTCGTTTTTTTGTAatagaaaaatatctaaattaagTCAACACCACAAAAACTTAATATTGAgtggtacttttttttttgccagttGAGTGATATAATTTAAAACGTACACCACTAAATATTCTATATGTTATAACATTCAATACAAAATAATCATGTTATCCGAATAACCCATTAAAGATTTTAAATAGTAGTGAttattaatatgtatatttaacattagttttcttatatttgataaattaattatatatttaactaaGCGTATCATAGTTTTCATTGACGTTGTTTTTTTTCGTTTACCTTGTTATACGTTAAAAAATCATAAGTAGATATCACTATTTTTctgcttatttttttttaactatttataaaaaatatatagatatattatgaGTTATATTATTCCAggaatttcattttttcttgaGTCAAAAAGTCAGCTcacattatctttttttttcttcttttgatatTCGTGGAGAATCTCAGGCGGTAAGACCAGACTAATCCCCACGAGATCTTCCACCCGGGCACGCACGGTTATAGGCGGGAAGGTTGCCAAGGCGACTCGAACCCAAAGCGGGCACTCCAGCTGGAGTTCCATTACCACTAGACCAAGAGCTCTTGGTTCACATTATCTTTATTTTCATCAGACAAAATGTTCTTCTCTTTATTTACATTTACATATTACAGTCTTGAACTCAAATTCCAATCAGGATGACTCATGACTCGGTAGAACAACTCACACCACCCCACCTTTTAACCgccatctccttctccttcgTAGCCTCGTGTCTATTTCGTCTCAGTGAATATCTCATCAGCTGATTCAAGCCCaccaatatattttaatattatataattagcaCCACTCAAATTGATCTAAAAATTGTCTTATTCCTTCATATAGAGATCAAACTCGTTCCGAGTCAAACCTGGACAGAAATCATCCAAGCCAAAACTCTTCACCTTCGATCATATAAATATCACCAGACAACTTTCTTGATACACCGTGAAGCAACGACTGTAGGTCTTTCCACGCTTTAAGTGATCTTCGTAACGGGCTACATAGTTTGAAGAAATGAAACGCTGGACAACACAATCTGTAGTAGAATAGTTTGAGTAAGCGAAATTGAATATTAACGAACACAATTCCCGTTACAGAGAAATGAATATTTGTTCATCTATAAGAAGCAGATCCAGTTCAATTAGGAAGCCACCTTTCGTTGTATTCCTTACTTCCCAGAACATATTTCAATCAAAAGCGTAGCTCAGACGGTCCCAAACCAGCATAACATCACTGAAGAACAGAGGTTTAAGTACATTTCCGGGCGATTTTGCCGATCTGGTTTCCATCGTTTCCTCTGATAATTTGCTTAGCGTGATTCGGTAAGGTGAGAAGCAACAATGAATGATATATATAGGGTGGAGGTGATGTCATTGAAATAAATTCATGTCGTTTGGATTGTTGcagtaaatatataaactttatGATTCTTTAGAGGTGGGAAGTAGACGACACAGAAGAGAATCGGAATCGGTAGGAACACCGAGAAGTTAGAGGTAGACGAAGGCAGTAGGTAGTTGGCGAAGAGATAGGGTTTACAACTATAGATTGATGGTTAGTGAAGGAGGCCacctaaaacaaaataaacgaAAGAAGCAATGTTTATTACGGACCATTAACCCTTTCAAAGTTCGTAACGGGttagagaagaagaaactcaTACGAAATGTCACAAAATGTGCTCGATCCAGAGAGTCGCCATAAAAATTCATTTCGCAGAAATCTCCTGGGTACTCCAACGGCAGTTtagataacgaagaaggaagaataTGATGAACCCTAAAATTCGATGCGACCCGGATTGAGAAGCTTAGGTTTCTCGCTATCGCCTGGGTTGATTGAGCAACAAATGAAGCCCACAAACCAAATTAAGCCCAATCATATCATGCAACAATTAATGAAACACATCGTATTTAGGAAGACATGATGCACGAATTAGCCGGATGGAATCCTAGGTGGACACGAGAGAATCAAtcctttctttatatataaagatattaactCAAAAGAGAGTTGATATTCTTTAATAAGATTACCGGGAGTCTTTTGTACGAATAATATACatttgttatataatatatagtaccCCCACCGAAttaatggttttaaaataaataaaattcaaatatgaAAGAGAAATGGAGCCTTAAAAAGGCCAGAGGAAGGTAAGTATTATCCTTTGTCAGCTACCATATTTACTTCCTCTGCCACCTCCCCTTCCTCCTCTTTCTTCTTACTCTCTATAGGGAGTCTCTCTCACTAATCTCTTTCTTACTTTGCATTGTTTTTATCACTCCctgcttcttcatcttcctctttctctcttcacTGCATGTTTTGTCTCTTTACTAAAACCATTCTCTCTGGTCTTTATACTACCAGAGAAGATCATCTCTAGCGACAATGGCTTCTACTTCAGGCAGTGTCGGTGGAGAAGTAACTGGTGAAACAGGTTCGCCTCTTGCTAAGCCATCTCTACCGCCGCCTCGTCCGAAGTCTCCGCCGGAGTATCCAGATTTGTACGGGAAACGCAGAGAGGCGGCCAGAGTTCagatgctagagagagagattggTTATCTCGAGGCAAGTtcattaatagtatttttttaagttactaGTAGTATTTCTTTCTTTAAGTACTACTATCTCTCTGTCTCTATAATCTGCCACATTTTGATCACTCTGAGGAAGTGTCCgaatattttgaatttcatgatacatttgtttttattagtCCTAACTAAACAAGTGGCATGTAGTACTGTACTAGCTTCTGATTATACAATTACTTTATCATTAGTactcttaattaatttttattgtgTAAATAACTTTGAAGAGGGGTTTTAAATAATTACTAGtctttgttttgtgtgtgtgtgagaaaAGAGGTTGTTGATTTGCTAAACCTTGGTTCCTACTATATCCAGGTTGGTTTGGACTCTGGACCGTTGTGTGTATGTTTGACAGCAAGTATAGAAAACAAGacatttatgtttatttattctcTTAGATGCTATCAAAAAGAGTAATTAATTTATGTCATCAGACACATGTATTTCATAGTATTAATTTCAAACTAGTACTCCTATAGAGTAATTAATTTATGTCATCAGgcacatttatataatattaatttcaaaCAAGTACTCCTACGTATGCAAAGACTTTTCCCATTTTAATTAATTGCATGTTttgattattaattaatttgaatcTCTGAacagattttaatttatattgatttttttgttagatagGGGGGTCAACGGATCTATTTGAGCATCAATTAAATAGTAGTAACCTAATTGCGTTCATATGCTCTTCATTTAACCTCCAGCATTACgtcattaattttcataatcATAGTTTTTTACTACTTCAAATTTTCATAGTCATAATTACCAAATTAATTAAGTTTTATTCcctgaaatttaaaaattaagtatttgctagataaaaacaaaaaaaagtttgatcATCTTGTAGTGTGAATTGATTGACGAGACGCTCACTTACTCTGTTGTTAGCATCACTGAGGCGTGTGTTCGTTCGTGCATGTGTACTATGAAAGTGAGTGTTTAGTTAAAGCAAGTGTGAGaagtaaaatataaagaaaagaagaaaataaaggtAAAGAAAAAGCTGAATAGATCTTAccaaaaatttttttattgaatttggtTAAGCATCCTTTgcagttttattttttgttgctTTTCTATATCAATCAATTTGTGAAAGTCTTTGTCTTTATTGCTATTTGCGTTTGAAAGGACCATATCATTGTTCACCTTTTCTTCATGTTTCTTTCATAGATCTCCCTTATGATTTACTTTctgttatgtttttataaatatttgagaaatgaaatcaTTTTTACACTGTATATGTTTGGTTTCTCCTAATATTTTTCGAAATGTGGAATTcttgttgtgttgtgttttgTCCCATTGTGAACTTAgcttttctcttatttttccAAGCTAAAATAATACACGTTCATTTAGTTAATCAACTTTATTGAACTGATATTTAGAATGTCATCATTAGCAGGGAGAAAATAAATTCATCGAAGGCGCACAGCCAGCTTCTAGATGCTGCAAAGAGTAAGATGATCTCTATGTTCTATAAACATTGCATCAGCTTGTTGTAAAATGTTTATGGAGTCTCATGTTTGTAATATGCTTTTTAACTGTGGCAGGGTCTCTGATTTTGTCGTTGCAAATTCTGATCCATTGATCCCTGCGTAAGAATGTTTCTAGTTAACTTCAATGACTTCACATTTCTCTTACTCTTCCAGCTTTTACAGTTtcggtttttctttttttctttctttcttcataTGGATAGACAACGAAAGAATCGAAGACACTGCCGGTTCTGGAAGTGGCTCTGGTAAGAATTTTTACCGCCTGATAATCTTATTTTTCACTGCGATTTGTATTCACTTGAGACCAACGTAGGGTAATTGTCAGGGCCGTCTAAAGGAGCAGGCAACTGCTGCATTCTCACATGTtcttaatttcaaatatttattttttaaaagaaaattttgaatgtATATATATCGGGATACTGGATATTTCAAAATAGTTTACTTACAATATCAAATGCATGTTTGATATACAATATCAGGACGTCAAATAGTTTGAGATAGTCCCTATAATTATTCTAAGTTTTTTTAGAGtgaacaataataataataatattttttacttatatataacTATCTAACAAAGTGATACTAATTAACTAACTCAATGCAGTAGCTGTGTTCCGTGTTTGAGCTTAGCGAGTTTCTGCTGCTGCTGCCAATCCGAATGTTCGTGCCATCTAAGGAAGCCCAAGTGCTGCAACTGCACAAGTTGCTGCTGCGTTGGGTCCAAATGCTGTGACGGGTCATGCTGCTCAAATATCTGTTGTTGCCCGAAACCGAGCTGCCCGAGCTGTTCATGCTTCCGAGGTTGCTGTTGTTCTTGTCCAGACTTGGCATGCTGCATACCCACCTGTTTCCGCAGTTGCTCTCGACCGTCGTGTctcaacaagaagaagagctCATGTTGCAGCTGCAACTGCAAGATCAGATGGTCATCTTGTTGTAGATGTCCCAGCGTACgcctttgttgttgtttttgcaATTGTAAAAATCTATGTTCTAATCCTTGTTGTTTAACTTTCTAGactttgattattattattattattattattgttatagctATATTCTCATATAAGTCatatttttgttcatttcttCTTTTATCTGTTAAAAGGAAGGAACTCTTTCTTGATTTTGTAATAAACTTGTGAATATTTGTCTTTTTCTGCAAGTGATGATTTCTAATTTTCTACCAAGCAAACCTCCCGTGAGATATGTCAGTATACAAAATCTGTGGATGTCTGACCAGAGAAAAACAAGATATTAAGCAATCATAACTCTCATGGTCTGACCAATAGCTACATAAGGATCGATCTGTCCATTAGCTTTCTACAGTGTATCTGATCTCCCAAACTCAACAGTAATGATGTTCATTACTCTTTCATTTTGGGATcaacaaataatatttcttCTTTAATCCTTGTTACCAGTTAGTATTAAGTTCCAACTAAATTTGCTCAATGGATAATATACACACACTCGCACACCACGTTTGCATGGTTGCATCTTCAACTAAATCggttaaacaataatatcatatGTCATCACGGTTTGGTTTAAAACTTTATACCAGTCTGAAATCATCTTATAACAGATGATCCGACATGACATTAATAGCTTTTGGTCCAATGGTAATCCAAAAAGATCTTAGAAATAGTCCTATTAATTGCtaaattatattctttttttgatCAAAGTAGTCAGAGAGAATAATTCAGCAGAGGTAAAAAAGATAGATCTCATGGTGAAAAATATAAGAACTCGAGTAGATTTGCATAATAATTGATCAAGGGTTTCTGGATTTGTACAGTACGGATCCAACTGGTGATCAGAAGTCAGAAGTGAAGGTTTTTTCTACTTTTTTATCCTCTTCTCTTATTGTATTTAGAGGTCCCATTAAAGAAAGACTAAGGTGTTGTCTGTGTCATGTGGAAGAAAAACGGGTCGAAAACGAAAATAGATGAAATTTAGGGTACACAAAAGTGTCAGATAGGAGAGAAAATACAGAGGTGTGGACCTGTCTGCAAAGAAAAAGTGTGCGAGTTATTAAATGCAACTTGTCAAGTTCTCCTTATCACATATGGTTCGATGCATCTTGTGATTTATATACACTGACACTCTTCGCTTGCTGTCCTCGTGTTTATACCATCCATGTTGTTAGAAACTTAGAATTGTTATTTTCAAAGTTTAAAGATCGATATCATAATAGTATATTTCGAATATTTGACACAGTTACTTACAAGTAGTAAAACTAAAGGAAAACTCCTGTAGAATTCTTTTTACATTTCTTTTATGTAACTTCCTTGTTGTAAATGTAAGTATTGTTCTGTATTTTTCACTTATTGCTTAGTTTTGCTTTTTTCATATGCATGTATTTTTTGTGGGTTTGTTAGAGCATCCGCAACAGCAGCAGTTCTTAAAAGAAAATCTTTagggaaaaaataattaaataatatttcaccAAAAACTAAggattaaatttttaaaattcataattaaGGACTCTTTTTTAATGAATCCTTGCACTATTTGTGGGTTTCCACGACATGTGACAATCTGCGATTAGTTGGTATTTCTTGTTTTTGTTatcttaaaaagaaaaaaataataattaaaaaatcaaaaaacattttttctaaaGACTCTAGAGGAGTATCATCATTGGAGGCGCTATTAGTTTAAACTTATTTAGTCTTATTGGGCTCAAGTCCTACATCAAAGTGAGCTAGGCTCAATATTTTATGTCAATAAACCTGCACCTATTTGTAGCAGATTCAAGAAGCCTACGCATATGAACCAACTTCTTACCGATTGGGTTTTagtaaagaatatttttttcttcgttGATAACTCATCAGCATACATGTCATATTATCATATTTCATTGTGTGTTATAATCAGCATTTGTAGTAGTATAATCTAGTAGGCTACAGATctgtgatattttttttgtatcgtCTATAACTCCCACACGCATATTACTGAAATACTGAATTCCAGTTTGGGTTATAACATATGAAGACATCACTAGTACAAACTATTAGACTATACACTGCATAAAATCTGCATAAAATAAGGGTTTAAAATCACAATGTTCCCCATTCataagagaagaagatggtAAACGCCCTGAGTAAGAGGGAACGTTACAGAGCCACACAAAGTCGAAAGATGATGAGATGAGACTGAGAGGATAAGAATTAAGAAACGGTGCAGAGGAGTCCAAATTAGAAAGGAAGAGACATGTTTGCTCTTTACTCAAAACTGGACCACACCAATCTcaatctctcttcttctccactcCTTTCAGCTTTTCCAATATCTTCTTTACAAAAATATCTCATAAAAAGTGACTCCTAGATATTTTGATTACCTGAAAGACCGTTGGGAGGTTCTTAATACGTTGTACATTTTGTCAGAATCGAAACCTTGAGAGTAGTTCGAAACAATCATgttatttttcttaatgctaAGCTATTTTGTAATGTAGTATCCTTTCCAAATTTATTGGATATCCGCAAAATAATACTCATACTGTTAGGCTGTTAgctttaattaatttaattcatACTAGGAAGTAGATGTAGAACCAAGTGACTGAGTTAAGATGCAATAATCATGTAAATATGATTATTCATACTCTTCTTCCAGTTGAACAAAACTTCTTTAAAAAGTCAACTTCATTGAAAACGAACCATTTATCACCATCCTCCAAACTGACAAAAATCTCTCACAGCCATGTGAGCTTTTTCCCCACGTACGTACACCCAAAGTTCACATGCATGCAATgctaataacaacaacaacaaaaatatccCTTATTACGCTCCTTCGAGACCATCCTCACGTTAACCATATCAATATCCTTATAGGGTCTTTATATAAATTAACCCAAAGGCTTCTCTTTCTGCCTCATAACTTCAAGACTCTTGTCTATATAatcttacaaaaaaatgaaaatgataatCCATATTTTCTTCATCCTCTCCTTAGTTTCATCCACCTCTTTTGCCTCCGTTCTAGACTTTTGTGTAGCTGATCCAAAGGGTCCTCAAAACCCATCGGGATACTCTTGCAAGAACCCTGACCAAGTCACCGAGAATGACTTCGCATTCTCC
This genomic stretch from Brassica napus cultivar Da-Ae chromosome C9, Da-Ae, whole genome shotgun sequence harbors:
- the LOC106409403 gene encoding guanine nucleotide-binding protein subunit gamma 3 isoform X3 gives rise to the protein MASTSGSVGGEVTGETGSPLAKPSLPPPRPKSPPEYPDLYGKRREAARVQMLEREIGYLEQGENKFIEGAQPASRCCKEVSDFVVANSDPLIPAQRKNRRHCRFWKWLCCVPCLSLASFCCCCQSECSCHLRKPKCCNCTSCCCVGSKCCDGSCCSNICCCPKPSCPSCSCFRGCCCSCPDLACCIPTCFRSCSRPSCLNKKKSSCCSCNCKIRWSSCCRCPSVRLCCCFCNCKNLCSNPCCLTF
- the LOC106409403 gene encoding guanine nucleotide-binding protein subunit gamma 3 isoform X2 → MASTSGSVGGEVTGETGSPLAKPSLPPPRPKSPPEYPDLYGKRREAARVQMLEREIGYLEGENKFIEGAQPASRCCKEVSDFVVANSDPLIPAQRKNRRHCRFWKWLCSCVPCLSLASFCCCCQSECSCHLRKPKCCNCTSCCCVGSKCCDGSCCSNICCCPKPSCPSCSCFRGCCCSCPDLACCIPTCFRSCSRPSCLNKKKSSCCSCNCKIRWSSCCRCPSVRLCCCFCNCKNLCSNPCCLTF
- the LOC106409403 gene encoding guanine nucleotide-binding protein subunit gamma 3 isoform X4; translated protein: MASTSGSVGGEVTGETGSPLAKPSLPPPRPKSPPEYPDLYGKRREAARVQMLEREIGYLEGENKFIEGAQPASRCCKEVSDFVVANSDPLIPAQRKNRRHCRFWKWLCCVPCLSLASFCCCCQSECSCHLRKPKCCNCTSCCCVGSKCCDGSCCSNICCCPKPSCPSCSCFRGCCCSCPDLACCIPTCFRSCSRPSCLNKKKSSCCSCNCKIRWSSCCRCPSVRLCCCFCNCKNLCSNPCCLTF
- the LOC106409403 gene encoding guanine nucleotide-binding protein subunit gamma 3 isoform X1 encodes the protein MASTSGSVGGEVTGETGSPLAKPSLPPPRPKSPPEYPDLYGKRREAARVQMLEREIGYLEQGENKFIEGAQPASRCCKEVSDFVVANSDPLIPAQRKNRRHCRFWKWLCSCVPCLSLASFCCCCQSECSCHLRKPKCCNCTSCCCVGSKCCDGSCCSNICCCPKPSCPSCSCFRGCCCSCPDLACCIPTCFRSCSRPSCLNKKKSSCCSCNCKIRWSSCCRCPSVRLCCCFCNCKNLCSNPCCLTF